Proteins from a genomic interval of candidate division KSB1 bacterium:
- a CDS encoding sodium:alanine symporter family protein — MLVLLVGTGVYLTIRLRALQIRGLWYSLWLALVKRKEDSPAAGDISHFQALMTALAATVGTGNIAGVATAIAAGGPGALFWMWITGLFGMATKYSEAVLAVKYRQQDRFGTMSGGPMYYISRGLGLPWLGTLFALFAAVSAFGIGNIVQSNSVADSVSFLTGGLDRWITGLLMAIATGLVLLGGIRSIARTASLLVPLMIVLYVGSALVVLAIKVTFVPEALRLVFQGAFTGTAAIGGFAGAAVRDAIRWGVARGVFSNESGLGSSPIAAAAAQTRNPVNQALVSMTQTFIDTIVVCSLTGLVIITTGMWSSGYNGAELTARAFNAALGGSWGSVVVAVGLALFAYSTILGWSYYGEKSVEYLLGEAAVRPYRIAFTVFVFIGAVIRKLELVWNFADVMNGLMALPNLIGLLGLAGVVVAETSRYYPGPGVPKLGITAEEIPELSQRRP, encoded by the coding sequence ATGTTGGTCCTGCTCGTGGGGACGGGGGTGTACCTCACCATTCGCCTGCGCGCGCTGCAGATCCGTGGCCTGTGGTATTCCCTCTGGCTGGCCCTGGTGAAGAGAAAAGAAGACAGCCCCGCCGCCGGGGATATCAGCCATTTCCAGGCTCTGATGACGGCGCTTGCAGCAACGGTCGGTACAGGGAACATCGCGGGGGTGGCCACCGCCATTGCCGCAGGTGGACCCGGGGCCCTTTTCTGGATGTGGATTACAGGGCTGTTCGGAATGGCCACCAAGTACTCGGAGGCAGTGCTGGCTGTCAAGTACCGTCAGCAAGACCGGTTCGGCACCATGAGCGGGGGCCCGATGTACTACATCTCGCGCGGGCTTGGACTGCCCTGGCTCGGTACCCTGTTTGCTCTTTTCGCCGCCGTCTCGGCCTTTGGGATCGGCAACATCGTGCAATCCAATTCTGTGGCTGACTCGGTATCCTTCCTCACGGGAGGACTGGACCGTTGGATTACGGGCCTGCTGATGGCTATTGCGACTGGCCTCGTCCTTCTGGGCGGGATCCGCAGTATTGCTCGCACGGCGAGTCTTCTGGTGCCCCTAATGATCGTGCTCTACGTCGGAAGCGCGCTCGTGGTCCTGGCGATCAAGGTCACCTTCGTACCGGAAGCTCTGCGGCTGGTGTTCCAGGGCGCCTTCACCGGAACGGCCGCGATCGGCGGGTTTGCGGGAGCGGCGGTGCGGGATGCGATCCGATGGGGTGTGGCCAGGGGTGTCTTTTCGAACGAAAGCGGACTGGGCAGCTCGCCTATTGCAGCGGCGGCTGCCCAAACGAGAAACCCCGTGAACCAGGCCCTCGTGTCGATGACCCAAACATTCATCGACACGATCGTGGTCTGCAGCCTTACGGGACTTGTGATCATTACCACCGGGATGTGGTCGAGCGGGTACAATGGGGCGGAGCTCACGGCGCGCGCCTTCAACGCGGCGCTGGGAGGAAGTTGGGGCAGCGTGGTCGTGGCCGTTGGGTTGGCCCTTTTCGCCTACTCGACCATTCTGGGCTGGAGCTATTACGGTGAAAAATCCGTGGAGTATCTGCTGGGCGAGGCCGCGGTACGGCCCTACCGCATCGCTTTCACCGTCTTCGTGTTCATTGGGGCGGTGATCCGGAAGCTGGAACTCGTGTGGAACTTTGCGGACGTAATGAACGGCCTTATGGCTCTTCCGAACCTGATCGGGCTCCTGGGCTTGGCAGGGGTGGTTGTAGCCGAGACCTCTCGTTACTATCCAGGGCCGGGCGTGCCGAAGCTTGGGATCACAGCGGAGGAGATCCCTGAACTGTCCCAGCGCAGGCCGTGA
- a CDS encoding response regulator transcription factor gives MSKGLILVVEDEPDILGLIEYNLKKHGYEVRQAASGEEALEVARTNPPDLVVLDLMLPGLDGIDVCKALRTDPSTAAVPILMLTARDQEADIVTGLEVGADDYMTKPFSVRVLLARVKALLRRRRLAEGTAKKPLRFGELLIDPERFEVRAGPEKLALTRSEFELLHFLASRPGRVFTRDQIIQAIHGDNYVVTDRTVDVLVAGVRKKLGAHGARIETVRGVGYRFREPEE, from the coding sequence GTGTCCAAGGGACTAATTCTGGTTGTGGAAGACGAGCCTGATATCCTGGGGCTCATTGAGTACAACCTGAAGAAGCATGGCTACGAGGTGCGCCAAGCGGCGTCTGGCGAGGAGGCACTGGAGGTAGCGAGGACCAACCCGCCGGACCTCGTCGTGCTGGATCTTATGCTGCCAGGTCTGGACGGAATCGACGTCTGCAAAGCTCTCCGAACAGACCCATCCACTGCGGCTGTACCGATTCTTATGCTCACGGCAAGGGACCAGGAGGCTGACATCGTCACCGGTCTGGAGGTAGGGGCCGATGACTACATGACGAAGCCCTTCAGCGTAAGGGTGCTCCTGGCGCGCGTGAAAGCTCTTCTTCGCCGGCGCCGTCTGGCGGAAGGAACCGCCAAGAAGCCCCTCCGCTTTGGCGAGCTTCTCATCGACCCGGAGCGCTTCGAGGTCCGCGCGGGACCGGAGAAACTGGCCCTCACCCGCTCCGAGTTTGAGCTCCTCCATTTTCTCGCCAGCAGGCCGGGAAGGGTATTCACCCGAGACCAGATCATCCAAGCGATCCACGGGGATAACTACGTTGTGACCGATCGGACGGTCGACGTACTGGTAGCTGGGGTGCGCAAGAAGCTGGGCGCGCACGGCGCCAGGATTGAAACCGTACGTGGCGTGGGCTATCGGTTTCGGGAGCCAGAAGAGTGA
- the pstS gene encoding phosphate ABC transporter substrate-binding protein PstS, which produces MRRTALVVASCLVWGTSAAQTFEGVLQGAGATFPYPLYARWADQYKNLTGVRVNYQSIGSGGGIAQIRAKTVDFGASDAPLTPTELATDGLVQFPMIIGGVVPVVNLPGIGPGQLRLTPEVLADIFLGKIQSWDDRRIAELNRDLRLPRQRITVVHRADGSGTTWIFTHYLDQVSPAWHEKVGVGKAVEWPVGIGGKGNEGVSAYVQRVKGAIGYVEYAYALQNHLAYVLLRNQDGRFVAPTIESFQAAAINAAWEKTPGFDVVLTNQPGEDSWPITGASFILVHKEQSDYAKAKAMFQFFDWCYRHGEKAAVGLHYVPIPLGVVEMIESMWEREVRCGGNKVWERSR; this is translated from the coding sequence ATGAGACGAACAGCGCTGGTGGTGGCGAGTTGCCTTGTCTGGGGGACTTCTGCGGCCCAGACCTTTGAGGGTGTCCTGCAGGGGGCGGGCGCGACTTTTCCTTATCCCCTCTACGCCCGATGGGCGGACCAGTACAAGAACCTCACGGGTGTGAGGGTGAACTACCAGTCCATCGGATCCGGTGGCGGAATCGCTCAGATCAGAGCGAAGACGGTGGATTTCGGAGCCTCCGACGCCCCCTTGACGCCCACTGAGCTCGCAACGGATGGCCTGGTTCAGTTCCCCATGATCATCGGCGGGGTGGTACCGGTCGTGAACCTGCCGGGCATTGGTCCGGGCCAGCTTCGCCTGACCCCGGAGGTGCTTGCCGACATCTTTCTCGGGAAGATACAGTCCTGGGACGACCGGCGCATCGCGGAACTGAACCGGGATCTCCGATTGCCGAGGCAACGCATCACGGTGGTCCACCGCGCGGACGGCTCCGGGACGACCTGGATCTTTACGCATTATCTTGATCAGGTTTCACCCGCCTGGCACGAGAAAGTCGGGGTGGGAAAGGCCGTGGAATGGCCGGTGGGAATCGGAGGAAAGGGAAATGAAGGGGTCTCGGCGTATGTGCAAAGAGTGAAGGGGGCAATCGGCTATGTGGAGTACGCCTACGCCCTTCAGAACCATTTGGCCTACGTCCTCCTGAGGAACCAGGACGGCCGCTTCGTGGCCCCAACGATCGAGAGCTTCCAGGCAGCGGCTATCAACGCTGCGTGGGAGAAAACGCCGGGATTCGATGTGGTCTTGACAAATCAACCCGGCGAGGACAGCTGGCCTATCACGGGAGCCTCTTTCATCCTGGTGCACAAAGAGCAGTCCGATTACGCCAAGGCGAAGGCGATGTTCCAGTTCTTCGATTGGTGCTACCGACATGGGGAAAAGGCGGCGGTAGGCCTCCATTACGTGCCCATCCCCCTAGGCGTGGTAGAGATGATCGAGTCCATGTGGGAGCGTGAGGTTCGCTGCGGCGGCAACAAGGTGTGGGAGCGAAGCAGGTGA
- a CDS encoding peptidase, producing MAPSSPPKDSRQRVCVVFVDGLGVGQRDPRRNPLAAAQSQLLALYEDELPCKELPLGGIAVGLDASLSVAGIPQSATGQTALFAGVNAARLLGSHYPGFPNRILRRVLFERSLLRVARQKGIRAAFVNAYTRLADGKSFEDLLPRVSASTMACLSAGQPFRTLDDLRAKRAVYQDFTNRQLVERGHDVPIWSPKEAGAVLAEVSAGLDLCLYEFFRTDRVGHKQDLERAEGVIFELEEFLSSFLKHVDLHSQLVLVVSDHGNVEDITFGGHTANRAFAAGWGDGARELVLGWRSLLDFYPGLLRHFGINPQPWMSGSAEEGEISP from the coding sequence ATGGCCCCGTCGTCGCCACCTAAAGATTCGCGCCAGCGTGTCTGTGTCGTCTTCGTGGACGGCCTGGGAGTGGGGCAGAGGGATCCGAGGAGGAACCCGCTGGCGGCTGCCCAGTCGCAGTTGCTTGCCCTCTACGAGGACGAGCTGCCCTGTAAAGAGCTCCCTCTTGGGGGGATTGCCGTTGGACTCGACGCCTCGCTCAGTGTGGCTGGGATTCCCCAGAGCGCCACCGGGCAGACGGCCCTTTTCGCCGGGGTAAACGCTGCACGGTTGCTTGGTTCTCACTACCCCGGTTTCCCGAATCGAATCCTTCGCCGGGTTCTTTTCGAGCGCTCTCTGTTGCGCGTCGCGCGGCAGAAAGGAATTCGCGCCGCCTTCGTAAATGCGTACACGCGCCTGGCCGATGGCAAATCGTTCGAGGATCTGCTACCCCGAGTTTCGGCCTCGACTATGGCCTGCCTCAGCGCCGGCCAGCCTTTCCGGACCCTCGACGACCTGCGCGCGAAGCGGGCGGTCTATCAGGACTTCACCAACCGCCAGCTTGTGGAGAGGGGCCACGATGTGCCCATCTGGAGCCCGAAAGAAGCGGGGGCCGTTCTGGCTGAGGTTTCCGCAGGCCTAGATCTCTGCTTGTACGAGTTCTTCCGAACAGACCGGGTGGGGCACAAGCAGGACCTGGAGAGGGCCGAAGGGGTCATCTTCGAGCTCGAGGAATTCCTGAGCTCTTTCCTGAAGCACGTGGACTTGCATTCGCAGCTCGTCCTGGTGGTCAGTGATCATGGCAATGTCGAGGACATTACGTTCGGCGGACACACCGCAAACCGCGCGTTCGCTGCAGGCTGGGGAGACGGGGCTCGTGAGCTGGTATTGGGCTGGCGGTCGCTTCTGGACTTTTACCCGGGATTACTTCGCCACTTCGGGATTAACCCACAACCCTGGATGAGCGGAAGTGCGGAAGAGGGGGAAATTTCCCCTTGA
- a CDS encoding SpoIID/LytB domain-containing protein, with amino-acid sequence MRRILGRPSRHVHPLLSAVLLVVLIGCAPVPRFQRSEPFISIGVATGVRTLAVRLTRPASLFVDGEDRGLLPEGDYRVRLQAGSGQTKPEAASHAGGAVWIILQDGRGKTVAQAGQALSVRNGDLLLLDRVGRHERERVYPGRVDFVLWRGGIVVVNRLPLEDYVRGVLLAEISPKSPPEALKAQAVAVRSLALSQRRLAHTGAPFELCAEWHCQVYRGVPPDKTPVDEAIRATRGLVLLHGGRVIQALYSANCGGHTETASRLWRGSGLRYLRGVLDGPQNVDPDLAQERILDPWVRGKPEVFCKNAPRGRFRWVRVVKAQNLSARLERLSGSPVGDVKDVVVMRRGTSGRAVRVRVVGTARELTLDGELRIRHWLTEPGLPSSCFVVEKRENGAEREFVFRGAGYGHGVGMCQDGAVAMAKLGYRYWEILQHYYSDAQLIQLY; translated from the coding sequence ATGCGGCGGATCCTCGGCCGCCCGAGCCGGCACGTCCACCCGCTGCTTAGCGCAGTTCTGCTCGTCGTCCTGATCGGCTGTGCTCCGGTTCCACGCTTTCAGAGAAGTGAGCCTTTCATCTCGATCGGAGTCGCTACCGGAGTCCGAACGCTCGCTGTGCGCCTGACGCGTCCCGCTAGCCTTTTCGTGGACGGAGAGGACCGGGGTTTGCTTCCGGAGGGAGACTACCGGGTCCGACTGCAGGCGGGCTCTGGCCAGACCAAGCCAGAGGCTGCCTCGCACGCGGGGGGAGCGGTGTGGATTATCCTTCAGGACGGGCGAGGAAAAACGGTGGCGCAAGCCGGGCAGGCCCTTTCCGTGAGGAACGGGGATTTGCTTCTTCTCGACCGTGTAGGGCGGCATGAGCGGGAGCGCGTCTATCCCGGCCGGGTGGATTTCGTCCTCTGGCGCGGGGGGATTGTGGTCGTGAATCGTCTCCCGCTGGAGGACTACGTGCGCGGCGTCCTCTTGGCCGAGATTTCCCCCAAGTCGCCGCCCGAGGCCCTCAAGGCCCAGGCCGTTGCCGTTCGCAGTTTGGCGCTGTCTCAACGGCGTCTGGCCCATACGGGAGCCCCCTTCGAATTGTGCGCCGAGTGGCATTGTCAGGTGTATCGGGGGGTTCCGCCGGACAAGACGCCCGTGGACGAGGCCATTCGCGCTACGCGCGGTCTGGTGCTTCTCCACGGCGGAAGGGTGATCCAGGCCCTCTACAGTGCCAATTGCGGTGGGCATACGGAGACGGCTTCTCGCCTCTGGCGAGGCTCAGGCCTGCGCTACCTGCGGGGTGTGCTGGACGGTCCGCAGAACGTAGACCCGGACCTGGCCCAGGAGCGGATTCTCGATCCGTGGGTTCGCGGCAAGCCTGAAGTCTTCTGCAAGAACGCCCCCCGTGGGCGCTTCCGGTGGGTGCGGGTCGTCAAAGCCCAGAACCTCAGTGCGCGGTTGGAACGGTTGTCTGGATCTCCCGTGGGCGACGTAAAGGACGTCGTGGTGATGCGTCGGGGGACGTCGGGCAGGGCTGTGCGCGTGCGCGTGGTGGGAACTGCTCGCGAGCTCACGCTGGACGGCGAGCTTCGCATCCGGCATTGGCTAACGGAGCCCGGCCTCCCGAGCTCGTGTTTCGTGGTGGAAAAGCGTGAGAATGGGGCCGAGCGAGAATTTGTTTTTCGAGGGGCAGGCTATGGGCACGGCGTCGGGATGTGCCAGGATGGCGCCGTGGCCATGGCCAAACTTGGCTATCGTTATTGGGAGATTCTGCAACACTACTACTCCGACGCCCAGCTCATCCAGCTCTACTGA
- the era gene encoding GTPase Era, with protein MAQGGTESTFRVGYVAILGRPNVGKSTLMNALLGQKLSIVSPKPQTTRHRILGILSGRDYQIVFFDTPGLLDPRYKLQEMMLKSAERAAQDADELLFLIEALPESHELDFQWIERLNVQQKPAVLAINKIDLVAKDLLLPLIDECQKRYNFQEIVPISALKQDGIDILRDVLVRYLPTGPPLYPQDMLTDHPERFFVAEIIREKIFRRYGEEIPYSTTVVIDEFKERPGAKDYIRASIYVEKPSQRKILIGKRGEALKRIGQEAREEIEAFLGRPVFLELWVGVMEKWRQREPILRQLGYQP; from the coding sequence GTGGCACAGGGAGGAACAGAGTCGACGTTCCGGGTGGGCTACGTCGCCATCCTGGGGCGCCCGAACGTGGGCAAGTCCACCCTGATGAATGCCTTGTTGGGGCAAAAGCTCTCCATCGTTTCCCCGAAGCCTCAAACCACACGGCACCGCATTCTGGGAATCCTGAGCGGCAGGGACTACCAGATCGTATTCTTCGATACGCCCGGCCTCCTCGATCCTCGATACAAGCTGCAAGAGATGATGCTGAAGAGCGCGGAGAGGGCAGCCCAGGACGCCGATGAACTGCTTTTCCTGATCGAGGCCCTCCCGGAATCCCATGAGCTGGATTTCCAGTGGATCGAGCGTCTTAACGTTCAGCAGAAGCCTGCTGTTCTGGCCATCAATAAGATCGATCTGGTGGCGAAGGATCTGCTCCTGCCCCTGATCGACGAGTGCCAGAAGCGCTACAATTTCCAGGAAATCGTGCCTATCTCCGCCCTGAAGCAGGACGGAATCGACATCCTCCGGGACGTCCTTGTCCGCTATCTTCCCACAGGCCCCCCGCTCTATCCGCAGGACATGCTCACAGACCATCCCGAGCGCTTCTTCGTAGCCGAGATCATTCGGGAGAAGATCTTCCGGAGGTACGGCGAGGAGATTCCCTACTCCACCACGGTAGTCATCGACGAATTTAAGGAGCGCCCAGGGGCGAAGGACTACATCCGCGCTTCGATCTACGTAGAGAAGCCGAGCCAGCGCAAGATACTGATCGGGAAGCGCGGCGAAGCGCTGAAGAGAATCGGTCAGGAGGCAAGGGAGGAGATCGAGGCCTTCCTCGGCCGGCCGGTGTTCCTGGAGCTCTGGGTAGGTGTGATGGAGAAGTGGCGGCAACGCGAGCCGATCCTCCGCCAGCTCGGGTATCAGCCGTAA
- the proS gene encoding proline--tRNA ligase — MAKITKRSEDYSRWYTDVIMQAELADYAPVKGCMVIRPNGYAIWEKIQSVLDRMFKETGHRNAYFPLFIPESFMRKEAEHVEGFAPECAVVTHGGGKKLEEPLYVRPTSETIIWAMYKDWIQSYRDLPLLINQWCNVVRWEMRTRLFLRTTEFLWQEGHTAHATEQEAEEEARKILEIYRTFAEEYMAMPVIPGQKTEKEKFAGALRTYTIEAMMQDRRALQAGTSHNLGQNFARAFDVKYQDEKGELQYVWATSWGVSTRLIGALIMTHSDDQGLVLPPRLATLEVVVVPIWKGEEEMAQLKELAHRLTESWKGKLSFFVDDREGYRPGWKFNEWESKGVPVRVELGPRDAQRGEATLVRRDTGAKLTVPQDRLLDEIKKLLEEIQQSLFRRALEFRQKYTFVVDDYDEFKEKIEDPGGFFMIHWCGDRACEDRLQEETKATIRCIPFDRVEEQGRCLLCGGPSSGRVVAAKAY; from the coding sequence ATGGCGAAAATCACCAAACGGTCGGAAGACTATTCCCGCTGGTACACGGACGTAATCATGCAGGCGGAGCTGGCCGACTACGCCCCGGTCAAGGGCTGCATGGTGATCCGGCCCAACGGCTACGCTATCTGGGAGAAGATTCAGAGTGTTCTCGATCGCATGTTCAAAGAGACTGGGCACCGGAACGCTTACTTCCCGCTTTTTATCCCCGAAAGCTTCATGCGCAAGGAGGCTGAGCACGTGGAGGGCTTCGCCCCGGAGTGCGCTGTGGTTACCCACGGCGGCGGGAAGAAACTCGAAGAGCCTCTTTACGTGCGCCCAACCTCTGAGACGATCATCTGGGCCATGTACAAGGACTGGATCCAGTCCTACCGCGATCTGCCCTTGCTGATTAATCAGTGGTGCAACGTGGTGCGCTGGGAGATGCGCACCCGACTTTTCCTCCGTACCACGGAGTTTCTCTGGCAGGAAGGACATACGGCGCACGCCACCGAGCAGGAGGCGGAGGAAGAGGCCCGGAAGATCCTCGAGATCTACCGTACGTTCGCCGAGGAATACATGGCTATGCCTGTAATCCCCGGCCAGAAGACGGAAAAAGAGAAATTCGCCGGTGCCCTCCGGACCTATACGATCGAAGCAATGATGCAGGATCGCCGGGCACTCCAGGCCGGGACCTCCCATAATCTGGGACAAAACTTCGCCCGTGCTTTCGATGTGAAGTACCAGGACGAGAAAGGAGAGCTCCAGTACGTTTGGGCCACAAGCTGGGGGGTGTCGACACGGCTGATCGGCGCCCTGATCATGACCCACAGCGATGACCAAGGTCTGGTGCTCCCCCCGCGACTCGCGACCCTCGAAGTTGTAGTGGTCCCCATCTGGAAGGGGGAAGAGGAGATGGCGCAGCTCAAGGAGCTCGCTCATCGTCTTACCGAGTCGTGGAAGGGTAAACTGAGCTTTTTCGTGGATGACCGGGAGGGGTACCGTCCGGGCTGGAAATTCAACGAGTGGGAATCCAAGGGGGTGCCTGTGCGGGTGGAACTTGGGCCGCGCGACGCTCAAAGGGGAGAGGCGACCCTCGTCCGCCGAGATACGGGGGCCAAGCTCACCGTCCCACAGGATCGGTTGCTGGACGAGATTAAGAAGCTGCTGGAAGAGATCCAGCAGTCCCTTTTCCGCAGAGCGCTCGAGTTCCGGCAGAAGTACACCTTTGTGGTCGATGACTACGACGAGTTCAAGGAGAAGATCGAGGATCCGGGCGGCTTCTTTATGATCCATTGGTGTGGAGATCGGGCCTGCGAGGACCGGCTGCAGGAGGAAACCAAGGCTACGATCCGGTGCATTCCTTTCGACAGAGTCGAAGAGCAGGGCCGGTGTCTCCTTTGCGGTGGCCCGTCAAGCGGGAGGGTGGTAGCTGCGAAGGCATACTGA
- a CDS encoding ATP-binding protein, with protein MSGGRLFWRIYRSSVLVAGAAVLVLVLVAGEGVRRFEVRRTSAELERLGRLVRFQLAEVMESDPAAVDSLCQQLAAVVGARITAILPDGVVIGDSDEDPRQMDNHADRPEVRAALQGRVGRSLRYSHTVKRDLAYVALPVFSDEQLVGVVRVAIPTRSLAEAVRPVRHRLLLVAAAVLAISAGVSLVTAKRISRPIERMREAAQRLAHGRWAGPLVPEGPTELQSLAESLNDMATQLAQRLHELSDHGRRLETILTGMAEGIIAVDADGKVILVNPSASRILGSPQGLAGKSLSEFCRDPNLNLLVREAIEQGGPVSGELTIPPGGQRVVSARAAPVRSRKGNVLGAVIVLQDITEVRRLEKMRRDFVANVAHELRTPITSILGYTETLLSGEVGDGETVSYFLRVIYRQAERLRAIVDDLLLLARLDAPESKRAIHLEATDVRRVVEEAIEVCQPTAAGKGMRVDLECPAGLEVMANAPLLVQAVVNLLDNAIKYSDPGKVVTVRAVREPGAVVIAVEDQGWGIPEEHLPRLFERFYRVDKSRSREMGGTGLGLAIVKHVAEVHGGRVTVRTKLGLGSTFSIYLPIRSATEPPQSLGQS; from the coding sequence GTGAGCGGAGGGCGTCTGTTCTGGCGGATTTACCGCTCCTCGGTGCTTGTCGCAGGGGCGGCGGTTCTCGTGCTCGTGCTTGTCGCTGGGGAGGGAGTGCGGCGCTTCGAGGTGCGGAGAACCTCCGCAGAGCTGGAGCGTCTTGGCCGCCTGGTGCGCTTTCAGCTCGCAGAGGTCATGGAAAGCGATCCGGCGGCGGTGGACAGCCTGTGCCAGCAGCTTGCGGCCGTTGTTGGCGCACGAATCACCGCAATTCTCCCTGATGGCGTGGTCATCGGGGACTCCGACGAGGATCCGCGGCAGATGGACAACCACGCGGATCGCCCTGAGGTACGGGCGGCTCTTCAGGGAAGGGTAGGACGATCCTTGAGATACAGCCACACCGTAAAGAGGGACCTAGCGTACGTGGCGTTACCCGTGTTCAGCGATGAGCAGCTTGTAGGCGTGGTGCGCGTGGCAATCCCTACCCGATCTCTGGCCGAGGCCGTGAGGCCTGTGCGCCATAGGCTTCTCCTCGTTGCTGCGGCCGTTCTGGCTATTTCTGCGGGCGTCTCCCTGGTCACGGCAAAGCGGATCAGCCGTCCCATCGAGCGGATGCGAGAAGCGGCGCAGCGCCTGGCCCATGGTCGGTGGGCCGGACCTCTGGTTCCCGAGGGGCCAACGGAGCTCCAATCGTTGGCCGAGTCCTTGAACGATATGGCCACGCAACTTGCCCAGAGACTCCACGAGCTCTCGGATCACGGTCGTCGCTTGGAGACCATCCTCACGGGAATGGCAGAAGGCATCATCGCCGTCGATGCGGACGGGAAGGTGATCCTGGTTAATCCCTCTGCGAGTCGCATCCTGGGGTCCCCGCAGGGCCTGGCAGGCAAGAGCCTGAGTGAATTCTGTCGCGACCCCAATCTCAACCTCCTTGTGCGCGAGGCGATCGAACAGGGGGGCCCGGTCAGCGGAGAGCTGACCATCCCGCCGGGTGGGCAACGGGTCGTCTCGGCCCGCGCGGCCCCTGTGCGATCGAGGAAGGGTAATGTACTGGGTGCTGTGATCGTGCTCCAAGATATCACCGAGGTGCGACGTCTGGAGAAGATGCGACGGGACTTTGTGGCCAACGTTGCCCATGAGCTCCGAACCCCCATTACTTCGATTCTCGGGTACACGGAGACCCTCCTCTCGGGCGAGGTAGGTGACGGTGAAACGGTGAGCTACTTCCTCCGCGTGATCTACCGGCAGGCGGAGCGGCTACGCGCCATCGTCGATGACCTGCTGCTCCTCGCGCGACTGGACGCACCCGAGAGCAAGAGGGCCATCCACCTCGAGGCGACCGACGTGCGTCGTGTGGTGGAAGAGGCGATCGAGGTCTGCCAGCCCACGGCGGCCGGAAAAGGGATGCGCGTCGACCTCGAATGTCCAGCCGGTCTCGAGGTAATGGCGAACGCCCCTCTATTGGTCCAGGCCGTCGTGAACCTCCTGGACAACGCGATCAAGTACAGCGATCCGGGTAAGGTTGTCACCGTGAGGGCAGTCCGCGAGCCCGGTGCAGTGGTAATCGCGGTCGAAGATCAGGGATGGGGAATCCCGGAGGAGCATCTCCCGAGGCTTTTCGAGCGCTTCTATCGGGTGGACAAATCGCGAAGTCGGGAAATGGGGGGAACAGGCCTTGGCCTGGCGATTGTGAAGCATGTGGCGGAGGTTCACGGCGGGCGGGTCACCGTACGCACCAAGCTTGGCTTAGGAAGCACGTTTTCGATTTACCTTCCGATCCGTTCCGCCACCGAGCCCCCTCAGTCACTGGGCCAGAGCTGA
- a CDS encoding bifunctional nuclease family protein codes for MLVAVKVERVTLDTSTNRFVVILKDEVHGRWLPIVVGSTEAQAIALQLEKITPPRPLTHDLMKNLLSTLDVQVTRVIVNDLRENTYYALISLKVNGDQKEIDARPSDAIALALRMHAPIFVDEEVMRKAAVVEQREQPEMHHVTEEEHEEKEEELSLADKLEQLNVELRKAIRDERYEDAARLRDQINELRKLREKQE; via the coding sequence ATGTTGGTGGCGGTCAAAGTCGAGCGGGTGACTCTCGATACCTCCACGAACCGCTTCGTCGTGATCCTCAAGGATGAGGTTCACGGGCGCTGGTTGCCTATCGTGGTGGGATCGACCGAGGCCCAGGCGATCGCGCTCCAGCTCGAGAAGATCACACCGCCGCGTCCTCTCACGCACGACCTTATGAAGAACCTCCTTTCGACCCTCGATGTCCAGGTGACGCGTGTGATCGTCAATGACCTGCGGGAGAATACGTACTACGCGCTGATCTCGCTCAAGGTCAATGGCGACCAGAAGGAGATTGACGCCAGGCCGAGCGACGCAATCGCCCTGGCCCTCCGGATGCACGCCCCCATCTTCGTCGACGAAGAGGTGATGAGGAAAGCGGCGGTTGTAGAGCAAAGAGAGCAACCCGAGATGCATCACGTGACTGAGGAAGAACACGAGGAGAAGGAAGAAGAGTTATCATTGGCCGATAAGCTCGAGCAGCTCAATGTGGAGCTGCGAAAGGCGATCCGGGACGAGCGCTACGAGGACGCCGCTCGATTGCGAGACCAGATCAATGAGCTGCGCAAGCTACGAGAAAAGCAAGAATAG